In the Candidatus Binatia bacterium genome, GTGGCGCTCGAGCGCTGGCCCTTCCCGCTCGGCTTCGCAGGAATCGCCGTGGCGCTGCTCGGGCTGGGCTCCCTGCGCGGTGCGGCGATCGCCGCGTTCGTGCTCGCGGCATGGCTCAACACCCCGTACGTGGCCCATGTCCTGGGCCAGCCCGGCTACGGCGCCGGCGCGGCCGCGCTGCTGCTCTTGCCCGCGCTGTGGATCCTCCCCCGCACGTTCCCCGACTTCGGCGCGCCGCGAGCGGTGTGGCGCACGAGGCACCGGGAGGGCTGATGTTCAAGGCTCCTGCCGCACCCTGAGATCGGGCAACGCCTGTATCCAGAATATGTCTTGAGATACATCGTAATGACCTGCCTGATCTGATGAACTCCGGGCCCCGACGTTCCTGAGGGGGAGCAGCCGGCTCCTCCGGCTGGAGTGTCTCCAAACTCGGAGGTCTCCCGTGTCGAGTCGAATCCGAATCGCGATCTTCCTGGCTCTCTCGTGTTGCGCCCTCATCTCGCTGGCGCCGCAAGCCGCCATGGCGGGAGCGCCCGCGCCCGCGTCGCCGACGCTACAGACCGACCCCTTCTACCAGCCGACGCAGATCACCAGCACGGCGCGAGCGATCGTCCTGTGCTCCGCCGCGTGTCAGACGGACACATGCCCGCAGCACGGGCAGGGTGGCGAAGCCTGCGGCATCGATCCGGAATTCAACTGCAATTGCCGTTGCGTTGTCGCACTCGGCGGCACGCACTACTGCGCGCAACAGCCATGAGGAGAGAGGTGCTGGGGGGGAGCGTGTCTCCCCCCCCGGCCTCCTCCGCGCTCCGGTGGTGGCTGTTGTACGTCTTCGTCCCACTCGTCTGCTTCCTCCTGCTGCCCAGCCGGGTTTCCGCAGGTGAGGCCTTGCGCCAGATTACATTTCGCGACAGCGTCGTGAATCTGGAGTTCTCGCGCGGAGAAATGCGAGAAGTCGCCGTGCGTCGGAGCGAGGCGATGGGTGATCGACGGTACGGCACGACTGTGGCGTCTCGGAAACCTGGAGCCCCTCTCGAGGATGACTCCCGTTTCTGGAATCTTGAGGTCGCATACCGCGACGGCTTGGCGGCACGGGCCCGGGGGCGTGCGAATTCTGGAGACTCGTCCTGGATCGAGGTGCCCCTCTTCGAGTACCCGGCCCGGCCCGGGACCCGCTCGTTGCTGGTCTCTCCGAGTCGCGGATGGCTTCGCGACACGAGTGCCAGTTCGAGGACGGGGCGTGATTGGGTTCGCGTCCTCCTGGAGCCCCAGAGCGATCCCAAAGCCAAACCCGTTTTTGCCCAACAGCTCGTCTATGCCAAGGTAGGCTCGATCGAGCTAGGATCCCGCGCCCATACGGCGCTGCTGTTCGACGGGAATCGAGACGGCCGGTATGGTCGCGACCCTTTGGACGGACTCCTCGTGGACGTGGACGACGACCACCACCTGGAGGTCGACCCTTCCTCCGCCGAGTTCGGCCCGCTTCGTGTTCCATTCACGCTGGGAGGCGAGTCCTTCGTCGCGGTATCGGTCGCGCCCGACGGGTCTCAACTGCTCCTCCGTAGCCTGGGAAGCGCCCCGCCCACGGGCGTGGCACAGCTGAATCGATCCGCGCCGGAGTTCTCCTTCGAGGACCAACGCGGGCGGGAGGTTCGACGTGCTGACTTTCTCGGCAGGCCGCTGATTCTCTTCTTCTGGACGTCGTGGTGCCCCCGCTGTCGGCAGGAAGCGGTCGCGCTCACCAACCTCATGGGCCATTACCCGGAGATTCAGGTTCTCGGAGTGAATCTGGACGCCGAGCGTTCGCGAGCCGAGTCGTTCCTCGCGACGTACGCGTCGACGTGGGTGAACTGGATGACGGAGCGCGATATCTGGGAAGCCCCCGTCGCTCGGAGTTTCGGTGTCTCAGATCCCGGTGAGGTCACCCTCATCGACGAACGTGGGATCGTCCGGGCGCAAACATATGACCTCGGCGACGTCGAACGGGCGATGGGCCCCACGACGTTGCCTCTGGGGACTTTTCCACATTAGTCATCGAGGAGGGCTTGTAGCGACCAAACCCATGACTTAGGATCGCGACGCTCTCGGGGGCTAGCCGGCGTCGCCCCGCCGGCACATTACAGAGAGCTCGCAGATCTCCCCATGTTCGCCCGAGAAACAGCTCAGGACGATCCACGCCTTCTCGGCTCCCTGGGGAGCCTCGATCCACGTACGGGAGGAGACCATGGCCCCGACGGCCCTCTCCGACGATGCCTGCCTTTGCGTCGGCTTCATCAGCCGCACG is a window encoding:
- a CDS encoding TlpA disulfide reductase family protein, with protein sequence MDGLLVDVDDDHHLEVDPSSAEFGPLRVPFTLGGESFVAVSVAPDGSQLLLRSLGSAPPTGVAQLNRSAPEFSFEDQRGREVRRADFLGRPLILFFWTSWCPRCRQEAVALTNLMGHYPEIQVLGVNLDAERSRAESFLATYASTWVNWMTERDIWEAPVARSFGVSDPGEVTLIDERGIVRAQTYDLGDVERAMGPTTLPLGTFPH